The window CGATGCTGCACCGATTGTCAAAACCATCGAACTTGAAAAAAGCGAGATTCGTTCTCTGTTGCCTGAGGCCAGTGAACCTATCGATCAGGCTGCTCAGGAAGATGAAGCGATTCCTCAGGATGAACTGGATGACAAAACCTCCGGTGAGGTGGGCGTTCACGAATATGTTGTCTCGACCGGTGATACGCTGAGCAGCATCCTGAACCAGTATGGTATCGATATGGGCGATATCAGCCAGCTTGCCGCCTCGGACAAAGAGTTGCGTAACCTGAAGATTGGCCAACAGCTTTCCTGGACGCTGACCTCTGACGGTGATTTGCAGCGCCTGACCTGGGAAGTTTCTCGCCGTGAAACCCGCACGTACGATCGTACTGCGACGGGCTTCAAAATGAGCAGTGAAATGCAGCAGGGCGACTGGGTTAACAGCCGTATCAAGGGCACCGTCGGCGGCAGTTTCGTCGCCAGCGCCAAAGAGGCCGGGCTGACCAGTTCTGAAATCAGTGCGGTGATTAAGGCTATGCAGTGGCAGATGGACTTCCGCAAACTGAAAAAAGGCGATGAGTTCTCGGTGCTGATGTCTCGCGAGATGTTGGACGGCAAGCGTGAGCAAAGCCAACTGCTGGGCGTTCGTTTGCGCTCTGAAGGTAAAGACTATTATGCGATTCGTGCCGAAGACGGTAAGTTCTATGACCGTAACGGTACCGGGTTGGCGAAAGGGTTTATGCGTTTCCCGACCGCGAAACAGTTCCGCATCTCGTCTAACTTTAATCCGCGTCGCCTGAATCCGGTAACCGGACGTGTGGCACCGCACAAAGGCGTCGACTTCGCGATGCCGCAGGGTACGCCGGTACTGTCGGTAGGTGATGGTGAAGTCGTTGTTGCGAAGCGCAGCGGCGCTGCAGGCTACTATGTCGCGGTGCGTCATGGTCGTACCTACACCACCCGCTACATGCACCTGCGTAAACTGTTAGTCAAACCAGGACAAAAAGTAAAACGCGGCGATCGTATTGCGCTGTCAGGTAACACCGGACGTTCAACTGGACCACACTTGCATTATGAAGTCTGGGTTAACCAGCAGGCCGTGAACCCGTTAACGGCGAAGCTGCCGCGTACAGAAGGGCTGACCGGCTCGGATCGTACCGAGTACCTGGCGCAGGTGAAAGAGGTTCTGCCTCAGTTGCGCTTCGATTAATCAGCATACTGACAAAGCCGGTACGCGATGCGTGCCGGCTTTTTTATTTTGTACGGGGCACGACGCGCCGCTACACTATCAACAGATTTATTTTTCGCGGTACCAGACACTGGAAGAGCATGGAAACGAAAAAAAAGAATATTGAATATATCCCTGAATTTCATAAATCATTCCGCCATCCGCGCTACTGGGGTGCCTGGCTGGGTGTGGCGGCGATAGCAGGGATTGCGTTAACGCCCGCATCGTTTCGCGATCCTGTGCTGGCGAAGCTGGGACGTCTTGCCGGAAGGTTGGGG of the Citrobacter freundii genome contains:
- the mepM gene encoding murein DD-endopeptidase MepM, with protein sequence MQQIARSVALAFNNLPRPHRVMLGSLTVLTLAVAVWRPYVYHPDAAPIVKTIELEKSEIRSLLPEASEPIDQAAQEDEAIPQDELDDKTSGEVGVHEYVVSTGDTLSSILNQYGIDMGDISQLAASDKELRNLKIGQQLSWTLTSDGDLQRLTWEVSRRETRTYDRTATGFKMSSEMQQGDWVNSRIKGTVGGSFVASAKEAGLTSSEISAVIKAMQWQMDFRKLKKGDEFSVLMSREMLDGKREQSQLLGVRLRSEGKDYYAIRAEDGKFYDRNGTGLAKGFMRFPTAKQFRISSNFNPRRLNPVTGRVAPHKGVDFAMPQGTPVLSVGDGEVVVAKRSGAAGYYVAVRHGRTYTTRYMHLRKLLVKPGQKVKRGDRIALSGNTGRSTGPHLHYEVWVNQQAVNPLTAKLPRTEGLTGSDRTEYLAQVKEVLPQLRFD